ATCCCCTTTCTGTTCTGCTTTTTTTTGAACGTAAAATAGTTCATGAACTGATTGAGACGATGTCGTTTTCGATTTTCCGGGGACTTTCCGAACTTCGCCGGAGTTAACCCTCCGTTTCTGTTTTGAGGCATCGATTTTCTTAGGACACAGGAATAATATCATATCCTTCCCTGCGCTGTTGCTCCGGCCGAAAATATCCTTAATTCTCCACCCTTTCGATCCGGATCCGGTGGATTTGCTCTTCTTACAGTCACCGAGAGCTGGCAATCCGCCGCCGGCCTTCCGCCATGACACACAGAATGTTCGAGAATTCCTATCTTCCAGTTCCTCCGCTTCCGACGATGAAGAAGACGGAGTATCTTCCCTGTGATCGAGAAACAGATTTTCTAACGAAATGATTACAGAAGGATCATCATGAACTACTTCCTTTATTTCACGATCCACCTGGACCACC
The genomic region above belongs to Lactuca sativa cultivar Salinas chromosome 4, Lsat_Salinas_v11, whole genome shotgun sequence and contains:
- the LOC111920475 gene encoding uncharacterized protein LOC111920475 yields the protein MAEMDNIGFSPSFSCYSNDSLTSMAAAKVSCEAIEEEHAAEFQEFSDCDEDGFEFSFDFSGEEYSPNELSLAGRIPFPIFNRDLTTMDEVVQVDREIKEVVHDDPSVIISLENLFLDHREDTPSSSSSEAEELEDRNSRTFCVSWRKAGGGLPALGDCKKSKSTGSGSKGWRIKDIFGRSNSAGKDMILFLCPKKIDASKQKRRVNSGEVRKVPGKSKTTSSQSVHELFYVQKKAEQKGDKMKSYLPYKKDLLGFFINVNGIGNKKLPF